In the genome of Candidatus Thermoplasmatota archaeon, the window GCGCTGGGTGGTCACTTCTTGGGTTTCTTCCCTTTGACCTTCAGTATCCTCAGAATGAGGTCTGCCCGTGTGCCGCGCGGGCTTAGACCGAGGGACTCGCAAATGGCTTCGAGCTCCTGCTTGCGCATCTCGCGCAGAGAGCTCTCGGAA includes:
- a CDS encoding SAP domain-containing protein: MREMRKQELEAICESLGLSPRGTRADLILRILKVKGKKPKK